TTTGTCCTGGGCCTCGTCCGGACTACCATGACTGACCTCCTGGCCAACCTGAGTGTTCCATGGGGCACACAGGCGATTGTGTGCCCCAACCTGACAGCAGCAGCCCTGGTTGTGCCGGGGTCAGGCAAGTCTCTGGCCCCCTTCTGCACCTTCTGCTGCTGTGGCCTGCTGAACCGTACCCTGGCCGTGGTGTTTATGGTCAGTCTGGCCTTCGCCATAGTGGTGGGCAACGTGGTCACGCTCACCGTCTTCATGCAGACAAGACAGGTCCGTACACCACAGGGATACCtcaaaggtaaaaaaataaataaaaactcacTGATTCAGACTTGTTCATTCAGAATGAGCTCATTTACTCTCTAGAAATGCTGTTGATTTATGATAGGAGAGAATGGTAGTCACATGTCAGTTGCTTATGTTTACACACATGGGTGCAATATATTCACTGACATGGAAGAACAACCTTTGGTGTTCTTGACACTGAAAGGTGAAATTAATTTAAAATTCAAACACCTTTCTGGTTTAATGTTCTGTTTCTAGAGTCGCATGTTTGTTTATGTTGCCTGCTAGTTACATTTAACTTTTTAGTGGTTTAGCAGATACTCTTAAccataattgctcctgtaagtcactctggataagtgccttgctcaagggcacaacggcagaGTTTTCACcaagtcagctcagggattcaaaccagatacctttcggttactggcccaatgctcttaactgctaggccacctgccaccctGTATTGGTTATATTGGCAGGATTAATTAAGATGGTCAGTGCTTGTTGTTTAGCAGAGAACTAAATCAATCTTCAATGCTGTTCAGTCACAATCAGGGATCCCTTTGTGCATTGCCTCAAAGGACGCAAAACCATTTCCACGCAGCACTGTAGATTTGTTTTCCATGGACTTGAATGTAAAATCAGCTTTTAGGACACAGGGATTTGTACAGTATGTGGTTGAGTGTGAACTGTGAATGACCTTTCTTTCCTGACAGTCTCTCTGGCCATAGCGGACATGATGGTTGGAGTGCTGGTGGTTCCTTTCTCTGTCTACACTGAGATCTCTCTGATGGTGACCagctcctctcctgtctggtaCCAGGGGGGCACTGACCCCTCCATGGGGGGCCTGGTGGGACCCTGGCAGCCCTGCATGCTGATTGGTCCAGTCTTCGCTGGCTGTACGTTTGTCTCCATCAGTACTATTTTCCTGATGACGGTAGAGCGCTGTGTGGCCATCTTATGGCCCCTACATAAGGACCACCTGGTGACACGGAGACGCACCCTGtttctcatcctcttctcctgggCAGGCAGTTACCTTCTGGCCCTAGCCCCCCTCATCCTCAGCAACAACTTCACACTGGAGTACAGTGAGTGCAGCCGGATGTGTAACTATGTCCCCCTGTGGGATGGAGTCACTCTGCCCTCTGACGCCAACATCCTCCTACTGTTCCCAGTGTTTGACTTTACGCTGCTGGGCGGCACCCTGGTATTCAACATCCTGTCCTTCACCAGCATCCGCCGCTACACACGCAAACGTAAGCTCATGTCAGAGGGGAATGTGGGGGTCGAGGGAGGGGGAGGCGGCTGCCAACATAGACCCTCCTTCTCTGACATCAAGGCCGCCAAGACGATCAGCATTCTGACGTTTGCCTTCACTGCTTCCTTCACCCCCATCGCTGTGTTTGTGCTGGGCAACGTGGTGGGCTTCACCTGGTGCAACTTCTCCTTTGTAGCCTTCTGGATCCTGACTGGGAACAGCTGCTGTAATGTGATAATATACAGCGTGAGAGACCAGCGCTTCAGGAAAGGAGTGACTCTGCTTTTTCAGAGGGAGCATTCACCTACCCACGGGGAGAAAGGCGGAGCTACCCCCCCCACTCACCTTGTGACTACAACCCCACCTCCTTAAACTATTTTGAAAAGACAACCAGTGCCCTTTTCTTTAACTTTACTATGGAGAGAGGGGTTTCATCAGCATTTAACttcaggtttaaaaaaatactttttttcaCTGTGTCTAAATAATGAAAGATAACTGTAGCTACCCTATGTGGGATCTAGTAGTTGCCAGCATCATTTAAATCATATGACTCAAGCCGTCTCATTGGACTAGGTGAGATATCTGTGGGGGATATCTTAATAACATGCACTTTATCATAGAGATGTAAGTAATGCATGGTTTTCATTTGTTTTGTGACCGTCCAGAAACATGTTAATTTTGCACAATTTTCTCTATAATTAGCTTTTATTTTTGCTACAATACCATTATATTCATGAGGATGGCGTAATCAAATGTGAGTGAATGAACTGTAAGAATGTTTTGAATCTAAATGAAGAGAGATGTTGATGTTTTGTACAGTTATGGGCCATTCGACGGGTCTGTCATCTGTACGACACAGTAATGCATAATTATGGTTAGGAATGTCATTCTCTTCAAGGTGATGTATCCTAAATAGGTACAGAAAGGTTTACATATGCAATATCTTCTTTTGCATATTTGGATATTATTCTACACACGGGCTAT
This sequence is a window from Oncorhynchus keta strain PuntledgeMale-10-30-2019 chromosome 14, Oket_V2, whole genome shotgun sequence. Protein-coding genes within it:
- the LOC118393785 gene encoding trace amine-associated receptor 13c-like isoform X2, with amino-acid sequence MGHTGDCVPQPDSSSPGCAGVRQVSGPLLHLLLLWPAEPYPGRGVYGQSGLRHSGGQRGHAHRLHADKTVSLAIADMMVGVLVVPFSVYTEISLMVTSSSPVWYQGGTDPSMGGLVGPWQPCMLIGPVFAGCTFVSISTIFLMTVERCVAILWPLHKDHLVTRRRTLFLILFSWAGSYLLALAPLILSNNFTLEYSECSRMCNYVPLWDGVTLPSDANILLLFPVFDFTLLGGTLVFNILSFTSIRRYTRKRKLMSEGNVGVEGGGGGCQHRPSFSDIKAAKTISILTFAFTASFTPIAVFVLGNVVGFTWCNFSFVAFWILTGNSCCNVIIYSVRDQRFRKGVTLLFQREHSPTHGEKGGATPPTHLVTTTPPP
- the LOC118393785 gene encoding trace amine-associated receptor 13c-like isoform X1 — its product is MTDLLANLSVPWGTQAIVCPNLTAAALVVPGSGKSLAPFCTFCCCGLLNRTLAVVFMVSLAFAIVVGNVVTLTVFMQTRQVRTPQGYLKVSLAIADMMVGVLVVPFSVYTEISLMVTSSSPVWYQGGTDPSMGGLVGPWQPCMLIGPVFAGCTFVSISTIFLMTVERCVAILWPLHKDHLVTRRRTLFLILFSWAGSYLLALAPLILSNNFTLEYSECSRMCNYVPLWDGVTLPSDANILLLFPVFDFTLLGGTLVFNILSFTSIRRYTRKRKLMSEGNVGVEGGGGGCQHRPSFSDIKAAKTISILTFAFTASFTPIAVFVLGNVVGFTWCNFSFVAFWILTGNSCCNVIIYSVRDQRFRKGVTLLFQREHSPTHGEKGGATPPTHLVTTTPPP